The Thalassotalea sp. HSM 43 genome window below encodes:
- a CDS encoding TonB-dependent receptor, which produces MSFKSSMVFNAVAIALLSSNYSFAQSTENDAIETITITVTGDYRDQNLQTMASSLSVIDESDIAIRNAQNLEEIVLATPNVNFSSGSNRARYYQIRGIGERSQFQEPINPSVGIIIDEVDFTGIGSVSSMFDIAQVEVFRGPQGTKFGANALAGVINMVSKQPTEEFEGQVRAMAGNYDSWSLGAVFSGPATDKLGYRIAVEQYESDGFVDNTFLDADDTNNRDELTARSKFVYQASTDLSIDVALFYFDFDNGYDTFSLDNTRETLSDQPGFDTQETYAGSVKATYSGSNTADVITIFSHADSDMGYGYDEDWSNPTLCQQNECIYGDYSSTDHYFRDKTTSTAELRFVSGTEGGIFANSTQWVTGLYTRFDEHDLLRQYTYAASDFDSNYETTTYAAFLQLDSKLSDKLTLTSGIRVEQWELDYSDSEQLSYDDDDTMVGGKLVLGYQASSETLYYASVNRGFKAGGINTDGTLSEQQRRFDPEYLWNYELGLKTNFLDNSAYLRAAVFYMDRDDMQVKTYEELKRPDGTSEFLIYLDNAASGVNQGIELDAGWQVTQALELYAAIGYLDTEYKDFINGNGEDFSGREQAHAPNYQFNLGVNYFIGDDWLANINVDGKDEFFFSDSHDDKSDAVELVNASLTYFASNWSVKLWGRNLTDEDYQTRGFYFGNDPRDGYTAKGYYQYGAPKEYGVTFDYSF; this is translated from the coding sequence ATGTCTTTTAAATCTAGTATGGTTTTTAATGCCGTAGCCATCGCATTGCTTTCGTCTAACTATAGCTTTGCACAATCCACAGAAAACGATGCCATTGAAACAATTACAATTACCGTTACCGGTGATTATCGTGATCAAAACTTACAAACAATGGCGTCAAGCCTATCGGTTATCGATGAAAGCGATATTGCTATTCGCAATGCGCAAAACCTTGAAGAAATTGTTTTAGCCACACCAAACGTTAACTTTTCCAGCGGTAGCAATCGTGCTCGCTATTATCAAATCCGCGGTATTGGCGAGCGTAGTCAATTTCAAGAACCGATTAATCCATCCGTGGGTATCATTATCGACGAAGTAGACTTTACCGGTATCGGCAGTGTGTCTTCTATGTTTGATATTGCTCAAGTCGAAGTGTTTCGTGGTCCACAAGGCACAAAATTTGGTGCCAACGCCTTAGCTGGTGTGATCAATATGGTCAGCAAGCAACCAACTGAAGAATTTGAAGGGCAAGTACGTGCCATGGCTGGAAACTACGATAGCTGGTCACTTGGCGCTGTATTTTCTGGTCCTGCTACCGATAAACTTGGCTATCGAATTGCTGTTGAACAATATGAAAGTGATGGCTTTGTCGATAATACATTTCTGGATGCCGACGATACCAATAATCGTGATGAGTTAACCGCACGCAGTAAGTTTGTCTATCAGGCAAGCACGGATCTGAGCATTGATGTTGCGTTATTCTATTTTGATTTTGACAATGGTTACGATACGTTTAGTTTGGACAATACGCGTGAAACGCTCTCTGATCAGCCTGGCTTTGATACCCAAGAGACCTATGCTGGTAGCGTAAAGGCGACTTATAGTGGCTCAAATACCGCAGATGTTATTACCATTTTTAGTCATGCTGATTCTGACATGGGCTATGGCTATGATGAGGATTGGTCTAATCCGACCTTGTGTCAGCAAAACGAATGTATCTATGGTGATTACTCGTCAACGGATCATTACTTTCGAGATAAGACAACCTCAACCGCTGAGTTACGTTTTGTCTCTGGTACTGAAGGTGGCATTTTTGCTAATTCTACGCAATGGGTAACCGGTCTTTATACACGTTTCGATGAACACGATTTACTGCGCCAGTATACCTACGCAGCCAGTGATTTTGATTCTAATTATGAAACCACAACCTATGCGGCGTTTTTACAACTTGATAGTAAACTTAGTGATAAGCTCACGTTGACGTCAGGCATACGTGTTGAGCAGTGGGAACTGGATTACAGTGACTCTGAACAACTGAGCTATGACGATGACGACACCATGGTTGGTGGTAAGTTAGTGTTGGGTTATCAAGCAAGCAGTGAAACCTTGTACTATGCCTCTGTAAATCGCGGTTTTAAAGCTGGTGGCATTAATACTGACGGTACCTTATCAGAGCAACAACGACGATTTGATCCAGAATACCTATGGAATTACGAGTTAGGCCTTAAAACCAACTTTCTGGATAACAGTGCTTACCTAAGGGCGGCGGTGTTTTATATGGATCGTGATGACATGCAGGTTAAAACCTACGAAGAATTGAAGCGCCCAGATGGTACGTCGGAGTTCTTAATCTATTTAGATAATGCGGCCTCTGGTGTAAACCAAGGTATTGAGTTGGACGCCGGTTGGCAAGTCACACAGGCACTCGAACTGTACGCAGCAATTGGTTATTTAGATACAGAATATAAAGATTTTATCAATGGCAACGGTGAAGACTTCTCTGGTCGTGAACAAGCACACGCGCCAAACTATCAATTTAACCTTGGTGTAAACTATTTCATTGGTGATGATTGGTTAGCGAATATCAATGTAGATGGCAAAGATGAATTCTTCTTTTCTGACTCACATGATGATAAATCCGATGCGGTGGAATTGGTTAATGCCTCTTTGACGTATTTCGCCAGCAACTGGAGTGTTAAGCTTTGGGGACGTAATCTGACCGATGAAGACTATCAAACTCGTGGCTTCTATTTTGGTAATGATCCTCGAGATGGATATACCGCGAAAGGGTATTATCAATACGGTGCGCCAAAAGAGTATGGCGTAACATTTGATTACTCATTCTAA
- the hinT gene encoding purine nucleoside phosphoramidase: protein MAEETIFSKIIRQEIPTPLLYQDDLVTAFRDISPKAKSHILIIPNTLIPTINDVSEDDELALGRMITVARNLAAEEGISEDGYRLIMNCNDHGGQEVYHIHMHLVGGEPLGPMLAI, encoded by the coding sequence ATGGCTGAAGAGACCATTTTTTCAAAAATTATTCGTCAGGAAATCCCGACGCCATTGTTGTATCAAGACGATCTGGTAACCGCGTTTCGGGATATATCGCCGAAAGCGAAATCTCATATATTAATTATTCCCAATACATTAATTCCCACCATTAATGATGTCAGTGAGGATGACGAATTAGCGCTGGGTCGAATGATCACCGTCGCCCGTAACCTGGCGGCAGAAGAGGGCATCAGTGAGGATGGTTATCGATTAATCATGAACTGTAATGATCACGGTGGTCAAGAAGTCTACCATATCCATATGCACTTAGTCGGCGGCGAGCCTTTAGGGCCGATGTTAGCAATCTAG